In one Nocardia tengchongensis genomic region, the following are encoded:
- the argF gene encoding ornithine carbamoyltransferase, translating into MTIRHFLRDDDVTPAEQAEILALAAELKAAPLSRKPLEGPRGVAVMFEKNSTRTRFSFEMGIAQLGGHAVVVDGRDTQLGREETLADTGRVLSRYVDAIVWRTFEQARLDEMAGAATVPVVNALSNEFHPCQVLADLQTLRERKGDDLRGRNLTFLGDGANNMAHSLMLGGVTAGMNVTIGAPEGFEPFGWILDAAQKRAAETGATITITHDAHAAVDGADALVTDTWTSMGQENDGRDRVAPFRPFQVNAALLARAAADVTVLHCLPAHRGEEITDEVLDGSHSAVWDEAENRLHAQKALLVWLLERFARGER; encoded by the coding sequence GTGACCATCCGGCATTTCCTCCGCGACGACGACGTCACCCCCGCCGAGCAGGCCGAGATCCTCGCGCTGGCAGCGGAACTGAAGGCCGCACCGCTGTCACGCAAGCCGCTCGAAGGTCCGCGCGGCGTCGCGGTCATGTTCGAGAAGAACTCCACCCGCACGCGGTTCTCCTTCGAGATGGGCATCGCTCAGCTCGGCGGGCACGCGGTCGTGGTCGACGGCCGCGACACCCAGCTGGGCCGCGAGGAGACCCTCGCCGACACCGGCCGGGTGCTGTCGCGCTACGTGGACGCCATCGTGTGGCGCACCTTCGAGCAGGCGCGCCTGGACGAGATGGCGGGCGCGGCAACGGTTCCCGTCGTCAACGCGCTGTCCAACGAGTTCCACCCGTGCCAGGTGCTGGCCGACCTGCAGACCCTGCGCGAACGCAAGGGCGACGACCTGCGCGGCCGCAACCTAACCTTCCTCGGTGACGGCGCGAACAATATGGCGCACTCGCTGATGCTGGGCGGCGTGACCGCCGGCATGAACGTCACCATCGGCGCGCCCGAGGGTTTCGAGCCGTTCGGCTGGATCCTCGACGCCGCCCAGAAGCGGGCCGCCGAGACCGGCGCCACCATCACCATCACCCACGACGCGCACGCCGCCGTGGACGGCGCGGACGCGCTGGTCACCGACACCTGGACCTCCATGGGCCAGGAGAACGACGGCCGTGACCGGGTCGCCCCCTTCCGCCCGTTCCAGGTCAACGCCGCCCTGCTGGCCCGCGCGGCCGCGGATGTGACCGTGCTGCACTGCCTTCCGGCGCACCGCGGCGAGGAGATCACCGACGAGGTGCTCGACGGCTCGCACAGCGCGGTCTGGGACGAGGCCGAGAACCGCCTGCACGCGCAGAAGGCGCTGCTGGTGTGGCTGCTGGAGCGATTCGCGCGAGGCGAGAGGTGA
- the argC gene encoding N-acetyl-gamma-glutamyl-phosphate reductase, protein MVDTSNGPLRVAVAGASGYAGGEVLRLLLSHPAYRSGRLEIGALTAGSNAGSTLGELQPHLLPLADRVLAPTTVEELSGHDVVFLGLPHGQSAAIATALPQSTIIIDCGADFRLTDGAAWEKYYGTPHAGHWPYGLPELPGGRDKLRGATRIAVPGCYPTVSSLALAPAIAAGIIEPRVNVVAVSGTSGAGRKLDVGLLGSEVMGSMRAYSIAGAHRHTPEIAQNLKAAQQSGGGDATDVSVSFTPVLAPLPRGILATCTAPTTVDAAQARAVYEKAYADEPFVHLLPEGVLPQTGSVLGSNAVTLQVTVDTDAGLLVVIGAIDNLTKGTAGAAVQSMNLALGIDETAGLSTVGVAP, encoded by the coding sequence ATGGTGGATACCTCGAACGGGCCCCTGCGGGTCGCGGTAGCTGGTGCGAGCGGGTACGCGGGGGGTGAAGTGCTGCGCCTGCTCCTCTCCCATCCGGCCTACCGAAGCGGGCGCCTCGAGATCGGGGCGCTGACCGCCGGGTCCAATGCCGGGTCCACCCTCGGTGAGCTGCAGCCGCATCTGCTGCCGCTGGCCGACCGGGTGCTCGCGCCCACCACCGTCGAGGAGCTGTCCGGCCACGACGTGGTCTTCCTCGGACTCCCGCACGGCCAGTCCGCCGCGATCGCCACGGCATTGCCGCAATCCACGATCATCATCGACTGCGGCGCCGACTTCCGGCTCACCGACGGCGCGGCCTGGGAGAAGTACTACGGCACCCCGCACGCCGGCCACTGGCCCTACGGGCTGCCCGAACTGCCCGGCGGCCGCGACAAGCTGCGCGGCGCCACCCGGATCGCGGTCCCCGGCTGCTACCCGACCGTGTCGAGCCTGGCGCTGGCCCCGGCGATCGCCGCCGGCATCATCGAGCCGCGGGTGAATGTGGTTGCCGTCAGCGGCACTTCGGGCGCCGGCCGCAAACTGGATGTCGGCCTGCTCGGCTCCGAGGTGATGGGCTCGATGCGGGCCTACAGCATCGCGGGCGCGCACCGGCACACCCCGGAGATCGCGCAGAACCTGAAGGCCGCCCAGCAGTCCGGTGGCGGCGACGCCACCGACGTGAGCGTGTCGTTCACCCCCGTGCTGGCCCCGCTGCCGCGCGGCATCCTCGCCACCTGCACGGCCCCGACCACGGTCGATGCCGCGCAGGCGCGCGCCGTCTACGAGAAGGCCTACGCCGACGAGCCTTTCGTGCACCTGCTGCCCGAAGGCGTACTGCCGCAGACCGGTTCGGTGCTCGGCTCCAACGCCGTCACCCTCCAGGTCACCGTGGACACCGACGCCGGGCTGCTGGTGGTCATCGGCGCGATCGACAACCTGACCAAGGGCACCGCGGGCGCCGCGGTGCAATCGATGAATCTGGCTCTCGGAATCGACGAGACCGCAGGACTTTCCACCGTAGGAGTGGCACCGTGA
- a CDS encoding nitroreductase/quinone reductase family protein gives MSSTDPTPLTLAGRFNYYSSTYLGAVSRFYARVHRRLYNRFGGTRFATLFGDPVFELTVRGRKSGEPRPVMLMLVRSGDDLLVCGSNGGNHGVPNWWKNLLATDKAEVRIGRDSFAVTHRVVTDPAEYEAHWRTLTATYPHFDTYRALSPRTFPIAVLTRA, from the coding sequence ATGTCCAGCACCGATCCGACCCCGCTGACTCTGGCCGGCCGCTTCAACTACTACTCCAGCACCTACCTCGGTGCCGTCTCCCGCTTCTACGCGCGTGTGCACCGCCGTCTCTACAACCGCTTCGGCGGAACGCGGTTTGCCACTCTCTTCGGCGACCCGGTCTTCGAACTGACGGTTCGCGGCCGGAAGTCCGGTGAGCCGCGGCCCGTCATGCTGATGCTTGTCCGGTCCGGCGACGATCTTCTGGTGTGCGGTTCTAACGGCGGTAACCATGGCGTTCCCAATTGGTGGAAGAACCTGCTCGCCACTGACAAAGCCGAAGTCCGAATCGGTCGCGACTCCTTTGCCGTGACCCATCGGGTAGTCACCGACCCTGCCGAATACGAAGCGCATTGGCGCACTCTCACGGCCACGTATCCCCATTTCGATACGTACCGGGCTCTGAGTCCCCGCACCTTCCCCATCGCTGTGCTGACTCGCGCCTGA
- a CDS encoding RNA polymerase sigma-70 factor: protein MGIRAAVNGVEEFDGLRPLLFTVAYQLLGSAADAEDVVQDSYLRWRETDRARVENPRAYLTTIVTRQALNHLRTVRRRREEYVGSWLPEPIRTDDDAGRDVLLAESVSMAMLLVLETLGPTERAVFVLSEVFGHSLVEIAAMVGKSDATVRQIAHRARAHVRERRKRFEPDAETSRAVIERFLIATQTGDMQTLMDVLAPDVVQISDGGGKVTVAGKPVAGAERVASYLVRLARNGVAGMLVEFGTFNARPAVLLRTAEGLLDTVQLIETSGDRITGLYAIRNPDKLQTAEQIRVLDR, encoded by the coding sequence ATGGGGATCAGGGCCGCGGTGAATGGGGTTGAGGAATTCGACGGGCTGCGGCCGCTGCTGTTCACGGTCGCGTATCAACTGCTCGGGAGTGCGGCCGACGCCGAAGACGTGGTGCAGGACAGCTATCTGCGATGGCGCGAGACGGACCGGGCGCGGGTCGAGAATCCGCGGGCGTACCTGACCACCATCGTGACGCGGCAGGCGCTCAATCACCTGCGAACCGTGCGCCGGCGGCGCGAGGAGTATGTGGGTAGCTGGCTGCCGGAACCTATCCGGACGGACGACGACGCGGGCCGGGATGTGCTGCTGGCCGAATCGGTGTCGATGGCCATGCTGCTGGTGCTGGAAACGCTCGGGCCGACCGAGCGTGCGGTGTTCGTGCTGTCGGAGGTGTTCGGGCACAGTCTCGTGGAAATCGCCGCGATGGTAGGCAAATCCGATGCCACAGTGCGGCAGATCGCGCATCGGGCTCGAGCGCATGTGCGGGAGCGCCGCAAGCGGTTCGAACCCGACGCCGAGACCAGCCGGGCGGTGATCGAACGGTTCCTGATCGCCACACAGACCGGCGATATGCAGACGCTGATGGATGTGCTCGCGCCGGACGTGGTGCAGATCTCCGACGGCGGCGGCAAGGTCACTGTGGCGGGGAAACCGGTCGCCGGCGCGGAGCGGGTCGCGAGCTATCTGGTGCGGCTGGCCCGGAATGGTGTGGCGGGCATGCTCGTCGAGTTCGGCACCTTCAATGCGCGGCCCGCCGTCCTGTTGCGCACGGCTGAGGGACTGCTCGACACCGTTCAGCTGATCGAAACTAGTGGTGACCGGATCACGGGACTGTATGCGATCCGCAACCCGGACAAGTTGCAGACCGCCGAACAGATCCGGGTACTCGATAGGTGA
- the argJ gene encoding bifunctional glutamate N-acetyltransferase/amino-acid acetyltransferase ArgJ: MTSGNGKLVRSQGVTAPLGFRAAGIAAGIKKSGKPDLALVFNEGPEYAAAGVFTRNKVKAAPVLWSQQVLTGGRLRAVILNSGGANACTGPGGFQDTHATAEELAKALSNWGTETGAGEIAVCSTGLIGDRLPMDKLIPAVTEIVHEMGGGLSGGAEAARAIMTTDTVPKETAFHHRDKWNVGGMAKGAGMLAPSLATMLVVLTTDVVATPAQLDEALRNATKYTFDRLDVDGSCSTNDTVLLLANGASGVTPSQQDLNAAVLAVCDDLAEQLMGDAEGVTKRVHITVQGAVSEDEALIGARALARDSLVKTAFFGSDPNWGRVLASIGIAPIELDPNRVSVSFNGFPVCVDGAGAPGAREVDLSGPDIQVLVELGLGDGTATVRTTDLSHGYVEENSAYSS, translated from the coding sequence GTGACGAGCGGCAACGGCAAGCTGGTGCGGTCCCAGGGCGTCACCGCGCCGCTGGGCTTCCGGGCGGCCGGTATCGCGGCGGGCATCAAGAAGAGCGGCAAGCCGGACCTGGCCCTGGTGTTCAACGAGGGCCCCGAGTACGCGGCCGCGGGCGTGTTCACCCGCAACAAGGTCAAGGCCGCGCCGGTGCTGTGGTCGCAGCAGGTGCTGACCGGCGGCCGGCTGCGCGCGGTCATCCTGAACTCCGGCGGCGCCAACGCCTGCACCGGTCCGGGCGGCTTCCAGGACACCCACGCCACCGCCGAGGAACTGGCGAAGGCGTTGAGCAACTGGGGAACCGAGACCGGCGCCGGCGAGATCGCGGTCTGCTCCACCGGCCTGATCGGTGACCGGCTGCCCATGGACAAGCTGATCCCGGCCGTCACCGAGATCGTGCACGAGATGGGCGGCGGCCTGTCCGGCGGCGCGGAGGCCGCGCGCGCCATCATGACCACCGACACGGTGCCGAAGGAGACCGCCTTCCACCACCGGGACAAGTGGAATGTGGGCGGCATGGCCAAGGGCGCGGGCATGCTCGCCCCGTCGCTGGCCACCATGCTGGTCGTGCTCACCACCGATGTGGTCGCCACCCCGGCCCAGCTGGACGAGGCGCTGCGCAACGCCACCAAGTACACCTTCGACCGTCTCGACGTCGACGGCTCCTGCTCCACCAACGACACCGTGCTGCTGCTGGCCAACGGCGCCTCCGGCGTCACCCCGAGCCAGCAGGATCTGAACGCGGCCGTGCTCGCGGTCTGCGACGACCTGGCCGAGCAGCTGATGGGCGACGCCGAGGGCGTCACCAAGCGCGTGCACATCACCGTGCAGGGCGCGGTCAGTGAGGACGAGGCGCTGATCGGGGCGCGGGCGCTGGCCCGCGACAGCCTGGTCAAGACCGCCTTCTTCGGCTCCGACCCGAACTGGGGCCGGGTGCTGGCTTCGATCGGCATCGCGCCCATCGAGCTGGACCCGAACCGAGTCTCGGTGTCGTTCAACGGATTCCCGGTGTGCGTCGACGGCGCGGGTGCGCCCGGCGCCCGCGAGGTGGACCTGTCCGGCCCCGACATCCAGGTGCTCGTGGAGCTGGGTCTGGGCGACGGCACGGCCACGGTGCGCACCACCGACCTCTCGCACGGGTACGTCGAAGAGAACTCGGCCTACAGCTCATGA
- a CDS encoding isocitrate lyase/phosphoenolpyruvate mutase family protein: MTKTELFRSLHHGDRPLVLPNAWDFGSAAMLAEAGFPALGTTSLGVAAAAGLPDGTAATRAETLALAQRLGRLTIPVTVDIEGGFSTNAAEVAEFCAELVRAGIAGINLEDSRSNTELADPREHGELIAAVKARVPELFINARTDTHWLGIDTDSTLERVLHYEKCGADGIFVPGITDPEGIRTLTAALTAPLNILFSPAGPTVAELGALGVRRISTGSLLYRAALAAAVHTAESVAHGHPLVAEIPSYATIQRVLEP; encoded by the coding sequence ATGACGAAGACCGAGCTTTTCCGCAGTCTGCACCACGGTGACCGCCCGCTGGTCCTGCCCAACGCATGGGACTTCGGGTCCGCGGCCATGCTCGCCGAGGCGGGCTTCCCGGCGCTGGGCACCACCAGCCTGGGCGTCGCCGCCGCGGCCGGGCTGCCCGACGGCACCGCCGCTACCCGCGCCGAAACCCTCGCCCTGGCCCAGCGGCTCGGCCGGCTGACCATCCCGGTCACCGTCGACATCGAGGGCGGATTCAGCACCAACGCCGCCGAAGTCGCGGAGTTCTGCGCGGAACTCGTGCGAGCGGGTATCGCGGGAATCAACCTGGAGGACAGCCGATCCAACACGGAACTGGCCGACCCGCGCGAGCACGGTGAGCTGATCGCCGCGGTGAAGGCCCGCGTGCCCGAGCTCTTCATCAATGCGCGCACCGACACCCACTGGCTCGGCATCGACACGGACTCCACCCTGGAACGCGTCCTGCACTACGAGAAGTGCGGCGCGGACGGCATCTTCGTGCCCGGCATCACGGACCCCGAAGGAATTCGCACCCTCACCGCCGCACTGACCGCGCCCCTGAACATCCTCTTCTCCCCCGCCGGCCCGACCGTGGCCGAGCTGGGTGCGCTGGGCGTCCGGCGCATCAGCACAGGTTCCCTGCTGTATCGCGCAGCGCTGGCCGCGGCGGTGCACACGGCCGAATCGGTCGCCCACGGCCATCCCTTGGTCGCCGAAATCCCCAGTTACGCAACAATTCAGCGCGTTCTGGAGCCGTAG
- a CDS encoding trans-aconitate 2-methyltransferase — MWDPETYLAFDDLRARPFFDLVNRVRADRPRRVADVGCGPGNLTATLAKRWPGAILEAFDSSPEMVAAAREHGIDATVADVRDWRPAPDTDVVVTNAVLQWVPDHLALLPNWVSALPGGAWLALQVPGNFDAPSHVAIREVAASPRWRERLSAAGILDRQAVPDPAGYATVLTAAGCRVDAWETTYLQPLTGEDPVLHWVTGTALRPVRDTLDDDEWQDFRADLAPILRAAYPRNPDGTTWLPFRRVFAVAHKPE, encoded by the coding sequence ATGTGGGACCCGGAGACCTACCTCGCCTTCGACGATCTGCGCGCGCGACCGTTCTTCGATCTGGTCAACCGGGTGCGAGCCGACCGGCCCCGACGCGTCGCCGACGTCGGCTGCGGCCCCGGAAATCTCACCGCGACCCTGGCGAAACGCTGGCCCGGCGCCATCCTCGAAGCCTTCGACTCCTCCCCCGAAATGGTCGCCGCCGCACGCGAACACGGCATCGACGCGACCGTCGCCGACGTCCGCGACTGGCGTCCGGCCCCGGACACCGACGTGGTCGTCACCAACGCGGTGCTCCAGTGGGTCCCCGATCACCTTGCCCTGCTGCCGAATTGGGTCTCAGCACTCCCCGGCGGCGCTTGGCTGGCCCTGCAGGTCCCCGGAAACTTCGACGCGCCTTCCCATGTCGCGATCCGCGAGGTCGCCGCCTCGCCGCGCTGGCGCGAGCGGCTCTCGGCGGCAGGCATTCTCGACCGCCAGGCCGTCCCCGACCCCGCCGGATACGCCACGGTCCTGACCGCCGCCGGCTGCCGCGTGGACGCCTGGGAAACCACCTACCTCCAGCCTCTGACCGGCGAAGACCCCGTCCTGCACTGGGTTACGGGCACCGCCCTGCGCCCGGTCCGCGACACCCTCGACGATGACGAGTGGCAGGACTTCCGCGCCGACCTCGCCCCGATCCTGCGCGCCGCCTACCCGCGCAATCCGGACGGCACCACATGGCTGCCGTTCCGCCGCGTCTTCGCGGTGGCACACAAGCCGGAGTGA
- a CDS encoding HNH endonuclease signature motif containing protein, with the protein MDSNEVTLDDCGIAELAAAVSTLSESVQNSTMTQFSDEDVVALMQQLEACKRQLAALDTRLIIEAGERSLHARSGAGKMVPFLRHTLGLSRYDASLRVKVTHHCGEFFEPSGHLRPAVLPVMAEAFAAGDISRDHVRNIMDVMDHLPADIPAEARTEAEEILVDYSREGWPDDLPKIGRDILAQLDPDGKVVSDADRRRRRGITLCRPGVDGMSRIEGWITPELRACLDAVFAKLARPGMCNPEDTESPTASGGFIADSVLDAAAGRDRRDAGQRTHDAMLALMQPGVNMRALGMHRGLPVEVVLTMSLSDLENGTGVATTNTGTQVSINEALKMAEGSHPVIAVLDGDGMPLYLRRSRRTANRAQRLALIARDKGCTRPGCEQPASMCAAHHVNGWAKGGPTDINNLTLACDHCHALVNDGPDGWKTVVMAKDSPDRGRTGWIAPKSVDPTGTPRVNDRHHVGQSIAAAIDSSSRKWRSRAA; encoded by the coding sequence ATGGATTCGAATGAGGTGACACTCGACGACTGCGGTATCGCTGAACTGGCGGCCGCGGTCTCGACCCTGAGCGAATCCGTTCAGAACTCCACGATGACTCAGTTCTCCGATGAGGATGTCGTGGCGTTGATGCAGCAGCTGGAGGCCTGCAAAAGGCAGCTGGCCGCATTGGATACGCGGCTGATTATCGAAGCCGGGGAGCGGTCACTGCATGCGCGCAGCGGTGCGGGGAAGATGGTGCCGTTCCTGCGGCACACCCTCGGACTCTCACGCTACGACGCCTCACTCCGGGTGAAGGTCACTCATCACTGCGGGGAATTCTTCGAACCGAGCGGACACCTGCGGCCCGCAGTGCTCCCTGTCATGGCGGAAGCGTTTGCGGCCGGCGATATCTCGCGGGATCACGTGCGCAACATCATGGACGTAATGGACCACCTCCCGGCCGACATTCCCGCCGAAGCGCGCACCGAAGCCGAAGAGATCCTCGTCGACTACTCCCGTGAAGGCTGGCCCGATGACCTCCCGAAGATCGGGCGCGACATCCTCGCCCAGCTGGATCCGGACGGGAAGGTTGTCTCCGATGCCGACCGTCGCCGCCGCCGCGGGATCACCCTGTGCCGCCCCGGCGTGGATGGAATGTCGCGGATCGAAGGGTGGATCACTCCCGAACTGCGGGCGTGCCTGGATGCGGTGTTCGCCAAGCTCGCACGCCCGGGCATGTGCAACCCCGAAGACACCGAAAGCCCCACCGCCAGTGGCGGGTTCATCGCCGACAGCGTTCTCGACGCTGCTGCGGGCCGGGATCGGCGTGATGCAGGGCAGCGCACCCACGACGCCATGCTCGCCCTGATGCAGCCGGGCGTGAACATGCGCGCGCTCGGGATGCACCGGGGTCTGCCGGTCGAGGTTGTTCTCACCATGAGCCTGTCCGATCTGGAGAACGGGACCGGGGTGGCGACCACCAACACCGGCACGCAGGTCTCGATCAACGAGGCGCTGAAGATGGCTGAGGGCAGCCACCCGGTGATCGCGGTCCTCGACGGGGACGGGATGCCGCTGTACCTGCGGCGTTCTCGCCGCACGGCGAACCGCGCTCAACGCCTCGCATTGATTGCCCGCGATAAGGGATGTACCCGTCCGGGTTGTGAACAACCCGCCTCGATGTGCGCCGCCCACCACGTGAACGGTTGGGCCAAAGGCGGTCCCACCGATATCAACAACCTGACTCTCGCGTGCGATCACTGCCACGCGTTGGTCAATGATGGGCCCGATGGCTGGAAAACCGTTGTCATGGCCAAAGACTCACCCGATCGGGGTCGAACGGGGTGGATTGCACCGAAGAGTGTTGATCCCACCGGAACTCCGCGCGTGAACGATCGCCATCACGTGGGGCAGTCGATCGCCGCTGCCATCGATTCCAGTTCACGAAAGTGGCGCTCACGGGCTGCGTGA
- the argB gene encoding acetylglutamate kinase, which yields MSDVVKQLSALDKAHVLADALPWLQKFRDKIVVVKYGGNAMIDDELKRAFAADMAFLRTVGVHPVVVHGGGPQISAMLKKLGMAGEFRGGFRVTTPEVMDVVRMVLFGQVGRELVGLINAHGPYAVGISGEDAHLFTATRRTVQVDGEATDIGLVGDVTSVEPSAVLDLIAAGRIPVVSTIAPDADGVVHNINADTAAAALAEGIGAEKLVVLTDVEGLYTNWPDRSSLTSHIDTDELAKLLPSLDEGMVPKMEACLRAVQGGVPTAHVIDGRVAHSVLLELFTGEGIGTMVTPAQEIS from the coding sequence ATGAGCGATGTGGTGAAACAGCTTTCGGCCCTCGACAAGGCGCACGTCCTCGCCGACGCGCTGCCGTGGCTGCAGAAGTTCCGCGACAAGATCGTGGTCGTGAAGTACGGCGGCAACGCCATGATCGACGACGAACTCAAGCGCGCCTTCGCCGCCGACATGGCGTTCCTGCGCACCGTCGGCGTGCACCCGGTGGTGGTGCACGGCGGCGGCCCGCAGATCAGCGCCATGCTGAAGAAGCTCGGCATGGCCGGGGAATTCCGCGGCGGCTTCCGGGTCACCACGCCCGAGGTCATGGACGTGGTGCGGATGGTGCTGTTCGGGCAGGTGGGCCGGGAACTGGTGGGGCTCATCAACGCCCACGGCCCCTACGCGGTCGGCATCTCCGGTGAGGACGCGCACCTGTTCACCGCCACCCGCCGCACCGTGCAGGTCGACGGCGAGGCCACCGATATCGGCCTGGTCGGCGACGTCACCTCCGTGGAGCCGTCGGCCGTGCTGGATCTGATCGCGGCGGGCCGGATTCCGGTGGTGTCCACCATCGCCCCGGACGCCGACGGCGTGGTGCACAACATCAACGCCGACACCGCCGCGGCCGCGCTGGCCGAGGGCATCGGCGCCGAGAAGCTGGTCGTCCTCACCGATGTCGAAGGCCTGTACACGAATTGGCCCGACCGGTCCTCGCTGACCAGTCACATCGACACCGACGAACTGGCCAAGTTGCTGCCGTCGCTGGACGAGGGCATGGTGCCCAAGATGGAAGCCTGCCTGCGGGCCGTGCAGGGCGGCGTCCCGACCGCGCACGTGATCGACGGCCGCGTCGCCCACTCGGTCCTGCTGGAACTGTTCACAGGGGAGGGCATCGGCACGATGGTCACTCCCGCACAGGAGATCTCATGA
- a CDS encoding LCP family protein, whose translation MAMVAAGVMGITGIVWYGETSLDQGFTRSGAISPEDVNLDGDINMLLIGLDTRKDLNGNDLPKEILDQLHAGDGTEGGYNANSLILVHIPKDLKHIVAFSIPRDDYVAVQGIPGYDHAKIKESYGLKKYTVEEKLKAKGMAEGPELERQGREAGRASIVQTVKALTGVPINRFAEVSLAGFYDLATALGGVDVCLNHAVDDSYYSGAQFPAGPQHLDGSDALAFVRQRHGLENGDLDRTHRQQAFLTSVANSMKSSGTLTNPGRLKALIDVAHKDVVLSDGWSLTDFATTLGRADSPSVEFRTLPVLRYDNVDGQDVNVIDPVAIKKTVREAFGVSTPAAPSAPVVTPTSTLDVVNASGTPGQAAKVSKLLTDKGFPAGEVANASYVTAPARRSTTAPARTPTPSRSPRCSAACRSARRPRSRPGT comes from the coding sequence ATGGCAATGGTCGCGGCCGGCGTGATGGGCATCACCGGCATCGTCTGGTACGGCGAGACCAGCCTGGACCAGGGCTTCACCCGCTCCGGCGCGATCTCCCCCGAGGACGTGAACCTCGACGGCGACATCAACATGCTGCTGATCGGCCTGGACACCCGAAAAGACCTGAACGGCAACGATCTCCCCAAGGAGATCCTGGATCAGCTGCACGCCGGCGACGGCACCGAGGGCGGCTACAACGCCAATTCGCTGATCCTGGTGCACATTCCGAAGGACCTCAAGCACATCGTCGCGTTCTCCATCCCGCGCGACGACTACGTGGCCGTCCAGGGCATCCCCGGCTACGACCACGCCAAGATCAAGGAGTCCTACGGCCTCAAGAAGTACACGGTCGAGGAGAAGCTCAAGGCGAAGGGCATGGCCGAGGGTCCCGAACTGGAGCGCCAGGGCCGGGAAGCCGGGCGCGCCAGCATCGTTCAGACTGTGAAAGCGCTCACAGGCGTGCCGATCAACCGGTTCGCCGAGGTCTCCCTGGCGGGCTTCTACGATCTGGCGACCGCGCTCGGCGGCGTGGACGTGTGCCTCAACCACGCCGTGGACGACAGCTACTACTCCGGCGCGCAGTTCCCCGCCGGACCCCAGCACCTCGACGGCTCCGACGCGCTCGCCTTCGTGCGGCAGCGGCACGGCCTCGAGAACGGCGACCTCGACCGCACCCACCGCCAGCAGGCATTCCTCACCTCGGTCGCGAACTCGATGAAAAGCTCGGGCACGCTGACCAATCCGGGACGGCTGAAGGCGCTCATCGACGTGGCGCACAAGGACGTGGTGCTCTCCGACGGCTGGAGCCTCACCGATTTCGCCACCACCCTGGGCCGTGCGGACTCGCCGTCGGTGGAGTTCCGCACCCTGCCGGTACTGCGCTACGACAATGTCGACGGCCAGGACGTCAACGTCATCGATCCGGTGGCGATCAAGAAGACGGTCCGCGAGGCGTTCGGCGTCTCCACCCCGGCCGCGCCCAGCGCCCCGGTCGTCACCCCCACCTCGACGCTGGACGTGGTCAACGCCAGCGGCACCCCCGGCCAGGCGGCCAAGGTGTCGAAGCTGTTGACCGACAAGGGATTCCCCGCCGGTGAGGTCGCCAACGCCTCCTACGTGACGGCACCAGCTCGACGGTCTACTACGGCGCCGGCGCGGACACCGACGCCAAGCAGGTCTCCGAGATGTTCGGCGGCCTGCCGGTCAGCCCGTCGACCTCGGTCTCGGCCGGGCACGTGA